From the Thermococcus guaymasensis DSM 11113 genome, one window contains:
- a CDS encoding glucodextranase DOMON-like domain-containing protein: MRWWNRKTGLSLLLIGVMVVSLFGVNFIGANESQPKPLNVIIVWHQHQPYYYDPIQDVYTRPWVRLHAANNYWKMAHYLSQYPDVHVTIDLSGSLIAQLADYMNGKKDTYQIISYKLANGAPLTVDEKWFMLQAPGGFFDHTIPWSGEPVTDENGNPIRDPWDRYTELKDKMQSAKAKYANLPLEEQKVAVTNEFTEQDYIDLAVLFNLAWIDYGYITSHPELKALYDKVDEGGYTREDVKTVLDAQMWLLNHTFEEHEKINLLLGNGNVEVTVVPYAHPIGPILNDFGWESDFDAHVKKSHELYRQYLGNGTAVPRGGWAAESALNDKTLEILAENGWEWVMTDQMVLERMGIEKTSDNYYHPWVAQFGDKKIYLFPRDHVLSDKVGFTYSGMNQYEAVEDFVNELLKIQKQNYDGSLVYVVTLDGENPWEHYPYDGQLFLETLYERLTELQEQGLIRTLTPSEYIQLYGDKAKPLTPKMMKRLDLTTEEHVNALLKAESLNELYDMAGVSEEMQWPESSWIDGTLSTWIGEPQENYGWYWLYLARKTLMEEKESMDLARWQNANEYLLRAEASDWFWWYGNDQDSGQDYSFDRYMKTYLYEIYRLAGAEPPSYLFGNYFPDGEPYTKRALDGLTEGKVKTYSSLSPLARNVSVYFDGKGLHFVLNGNLSEFEISLYEVNRHIGNTFTLLQERPEELRYSTWPFSRDSVGLMITKHILYMNGTAEIYNATDYEKGELLANLTAKTEGGSIEIVVPFEYLESPSDFYFAVSTVKDGNLEIISTPVELKLPTQVTGVVLADITDPEGDDHGPGTYTYPTDAVFKPGVFDLLRFRMLEQTDAYVMEFYFKNLGDNPWNGPNGFSLQIIEVYLDFKEGGNSSAIKMFPDGPGANVDLDPDHPWDLALRIAGWDYGNLIVLPNGTVYQGEMQISADPTKNAIIVKVPKKYITINEDYGLWGAVLSGSQDGYGPDKWRDAAVEAEQWKLGGGDPDAIIAGVEPRVIDLLAPPGFEPTQEEQLSSYDPENGKRATVKAIPIIKTGIVVKDPEGDDHGPGTYTYPTDAVFKPGVFDLLKFKMIEGNDDWTLEFYFKDLGDNPWNGPNGFSLQIIEAYFDFKDGGNTSAIKMFPDGPGANVDLDPNHPWDLALRIAGWDYGNLIVLPNGTVYQGEMKISADPTKNAIIVKVPKRYLTIDQEYGLYTAVLTGSQDGYGPDKWRPVGVTAEQWIVGGGDPDAIIAGVEPRVMDELVPEGFKPTQEEQLSSYDPENGKRATVRMITLIEGTSTGGETTTTTTTTTTTTTTPPSTTTTTTTTTTTTVPTTTTTTTTTTTTPTTTTTTTTTSSTTTTTTTTTTSKSGGGICGPAALIGLAIVPLLLRRRC, from the coding sequence ATGAGATGGTGGAATAGGAAAACTGGACTCTCCCTGCTCCTGATTGGAGTTATGGTAGTGAGTCTCTTTGGAGTGAACTTTATTGGTGCTAACGAGAGTCAGCCAAAGCCCCTGAACGTCATCATCGTCTGGCACCAGCACCAGCCCTACTACTACGACCCAATCCAGGACGTCTACACGAGGCCCTGGGTCAGGCTCCACGCGGCCAACAATTACTGGAAGATGGCCCACTATCTAAGCCAGTATCCGGACGTTCACGTTACTATAGACCTCTCTGGCTCCCTAATAGCCCAGCTGGCCGACTACATGAACGGGAAGAAGGACACGTACCAGATAATCAGCTACAAGCTCGCCAATGGAGCGCCCCTCACCGTCGATGAGAAGTGGTTCATGCTTCAGGCGCCCGGAGGGTTCTTCGACCACACCATCCCCTGGAGCGGTGAACCGGTAACTGATGAAAACGGCAACCCGATACGGGACCCCTGGGACCGCTACACCGAGCTGAAGGACAAGATGCAGTCTGCAAAGGCCAAGTACGCCAACCTGCCGCTCGAAGAACAGAAGGTTGCCGTGACGAACGAGTTCACCGAACAGGACTACATAGATCTCGCCGTACTCTTCAACCTCGCCTGGATAGACTACGGCTACATAACGAGCCACCCCGAGCTCAAGGCCCTCTACGACAAAGTTGACGAGGGCGGATACACCAGAGAAGACGTCAAGACTGTCCTCGACGCCCAGATGTGGCTACTCAACCACACCTTCGAGGAGCACGAGAAGATAAACCTCCTCCTCGGCAACGGCAACGTTGAAGTCACCGTCGTGCCTTACGCCCACCCGATAGGCCCGATACTCAACGACTTCGGCTGGGAGAGCGACTTTGATGCCCACGTCAAGAAGTCCCACGAACTTTACAGGCAGTACCTTGGAAACGGAACCGCCGTTCCGAGGGGCGGATGGGCTGCTGAAAGCGCCCTCAACGACAAGACGCTTGAGATCCTTGCCGAGAACGGCTGGGAGTGGGTAATGACAGATCAGATGGTGCTTGAGAGAATGGGCATTGAGAAGACAAGTGACAACTACTACCACCCGTGGGTCGCCCAGTTTGGCGACAAGAAGATCTACCTCTTCCCGCGCGACCACGTGCTCAGCGACAAGGTCGGGTTTACCTACAGCGGAATGAACCAGTACGAGGCCGTTGAGGACTTTGTAAACGAGCTTCTCAAGATTCAGAAGCAGAACTACGACGGCTCACTGGTTTATGTCGTCACCCTCGACGGTGAGAACCCGTGGGAGCACTACCCCTACGACGGGCAGCTCTTCCTTGAGACGCTCTACGAGAGGCTCACCGAGCTCCAGGAGCAAGGCCTTATAAGGACACTCACACCGAGCGAGTACATCCAGCTCTACGGGGACAAGGCAAAGCCCCTGACCCCCAAGATGATGAAGCGCCTTGACCTCACTACCGAAGAGCACGTTAATGCACTCCTCAAGGCCGAGAGCCTCAACGAGCTCTACGATATGGCCGGGGTCAGCGAGGAGATGCAGTGGCCCGAGAGCAGCTGGATTGACGGAACCCTCTCAACCTGGATAGGCGAGCCGCAGGAGAACTACGGCTGGTACTGGCTCTACCTGGCGAGAAAGACCCTTATGGAGGAGAAGGAGTCAATGGATCTGGCCAGATGGCAGAACGCCAACGAGTACCTCCTCAGGGCAGAGGCGAGCGACTGGTTCTGGTGGTACGGAAATGACCAGGACAGCGGGCAGGACTACTCCTTTGACCGCTACATGAAGACCTACCTCTACGAGATTTACAGGCTGGCTGGAGCCGAGCCGCCGAGCTACCTCTTCGGAAACTACTTCCCGGACGGCGAGCCCTACACGAAGCGCGCTCTCGACGGCCTCACAGAGGGCAAGGTAAAGACCTACTCAAGTCTTTCCCCACTTGCCAGGAATGTCAGCGTTTACTTCGACGGCAAGGGGCTTCATTTCGTCCTCAACGGCAACCTGAGCGAGTTTGAGATAAGCCTGTACGAAGTGAATAGGCACATCGGAAACACCTTTACCCTGCTCCAGGAGAGACCAGAGGAACTGAGGTACTCAACATGGCCGTTCTCAAGGGACAGTGTTGGCCTGATGATAACGAAGCACATCCTCTACATGAACGGAACGGCTGAGATCTACAACGCAACCGACTACGAAAAGGGCGAGCTCCTCGCCAACCTCACCGCTAAAACGGAAGGAGGCTCAATAGAGATAGTCGTTCCATTCGAGTACCTCGAAAGCCCCAGCGACTTCTACTTCGCGGTTTCAACTGTAAAGGACGGTAACCTCGAAATAATCAGCACCCCCGTCGAGCTTAAGCTCCCGACTCAGGTTACCGGGGTAGTCCTCGCAGACATTACTGACCCAGAGGGCGATGACCACGGGCCGGGAACCTACACCTACCCAACTGACGCGGTCTTCAAGCCAGGCGTCTTCGACCTCCTACGCTTCAGGATGCTGGAGCAGACCGACGCCTACGTGATGGAGTTCTACTTCAAGAACCTCGGCGACAACCCGTGGAACGGGCCAAACGGCTTCAGCCTGCAGATAATAGAGGTTTACCTCGATTTCAAGGAAGGCGGAAACAGCTCAGCAATCAAAATGTTCCCCGATGGACCGGGTGCGAACGTAGACCTTGATCCAGACCACCCATGGGACCTCGCCCTTAGAATAGCTGGCTGGGACTATGGAAACCTCATCGTCCTGCCAAATGGAACCGTCTATCAGGGGGAGATGCAGATCTCAGCAGACCCAACCAAGAACGCAATAATAGTTAAGGTTCCAAAGAAGTACATAACGATCAACGAAGACTACGGACTCTGGGGAGCTGTCCTCAGTGGCTCTCAGGACGGCTATGGCCCGGACAAGTGGAGGGATGCGGCTGTTGAAGCCGAGCAGTGGAAACTCGGCGGAGGAGACCCAGACGCGATAATCGCTGGAGTTGAACCAAGAGTCATAGACCTCCTCGCTCCTCCAGGATTTGAACCAACCCAGGAGGAACAGCTCAGCTCCTATGACCCAGAAAACGGAAAGAGGGCAACTGTAAAGGCGATACCCATTATCAAGACCGGCATAGTCGTTAAGGATCCAGAAGGCGATGACCACGGGCCGGGAACCTACACCTACCCAACTGACGCGGTCTTCAAGCCAGGTGTCTTCGACCTCTTGAAGTTCAAGATGATCGAGGGCAACGATGACTGGACGCTGGAGTTCTACTTCAAGGATCTCGGCGACAACCCCTGGAACGGGCCAAACGGCTTCAGCCTCCAGATAATCGAGGCATACTTCGACTTCAAGGACGGAGGCAACACTTCGGCAATCAAAATGTTCCCCGACGGTCCGGGAGCCAACGTTGATCTCGATCCAAACCATCCATGGGATCTCGCCCTTAGAATAGCTGGCTGGGACTACGGTAACCTCATCGTCCTGCCTAACGGAACAGTTTACCAGGGTGAAATGAAGATCTCGGCGGACCCAACCAAGAACGCGATAATAGTCAAGGTTCCAAAGAGATACCTCACAATTGATCAGGAGTACGGACTCTACACAGCTGTCCTAACGGGTTCACAGGACGGTTATGGGCCTGACAAGTGGAGACCAGTTGGAGTAACCGCAGAACAGTGGATAGTTGGTGGAGGAGACCCAGACGCTATAATAGCCGGAGTCGAGCCGAGGGTTATGGATGAACTCGTACCCGAAGGCTTCAAACCAACCCAGGAAGAACAGCTCAGCTCCTACGACCCAGAAAACGGAAAAAGAGCTACGGTACGGATGATAACCCTCATTGAGGGCACCTCAACGGGTGGAGAAACCACAACTACCACCACAACCACGACCACAACCACCACAACGCCCCCAAGCACAACCACAACAACTACCACCACAACGACAACAACCGTTCCAACAACTACAACGACAACCACTACAACTACCACTACTCCCACTACGACGACTACAACCACCACAACCAGCTCAACAACTACCACGACCACAACTACGACTACCTCTAAAAGCGGAGGTGGAATCTGCGGCCCAGCGGCCCTGATAGGCCTTGCAATAGTCCCACTCCTCCTCAGGAGGAGGTGCTGA
- a CDS encoding sugar ABC transporter permease — MFDFHFRNRREIIKAVLATALAILVMGVILFPVYYMFTVSLKPQGTLASTSLDIIPDHTTLQNYKEVLFGHKDATIKTKTFNITSSKGKVIGTGYTIEYTDGVIYGKARINTLFNLKYVSHVKVEGANKTVEQNQEKYIKGKFVSIDAEKIAASQGILGDVYLKAKEVRITVTGNPSLKLEGLTKVGNNTYVGQNVILKLPSRARIDSEKGHFEAEDFYYVFINKIGGGFFGYLKRSLIIATLTVVLTLLFTIPAAYAFSRLKFFGREHILYFYLMFTQVSGGLGIAGLIALYGMLVKLNLTNNIYVLPFIYAAGGVPFNTWLLKSYLDSISPDFDEAALVDGANYLQIIRYVLLPMALPGIATVAIFAFINGWTELIIANLLLNQENYPLTVWLYSMLNDLRNVSWNQFSAAALLFALPVFIMFLLAQNYIKSGLTVGGLKE; from the coding sequence ATGTTCGATTTTCACTTTAGAAACCGGAGGGAAATAATAAAGGCAGTCTTAGCGACGGCCCTCGCCATACTTGTCATGGGGGTAATCCTCTTCCCCGTTTACTATATGTTCACAGTTTCACTTAAGCCCCAAGGAACGCTCGCCTCAACGTCTCTCGATATTATCCCCGACCACACAACACTCCAAAACTACAAGGAGGTACTTTTCGGCCATAAAGACGCCACAATAAAAACCAAGACGTTTAACATAACGTCATCGAAAGGCAAAGTTATCGGAACAGGTTACACAATTGAGTATACAGACGGCGTAATATACGGTAAAGCACGCATAAACACACTCTTTAACCTCAAGTACGTCTCACATGTTAAGGTCGAAGGGGCTAACAAAACCGTCGAGCAGAACCAAGAGAAATACATTAAAGGTAAGTTCGTTTCGATAGATGCCGAGAAGATAGCCGCCAGCCAGGGAATCCTTGGGGATGTCTACCTCAAGGCAAAGGAAGTGAGAATTACAGTAACAGGAAATCCCTCTCTCAAGTTGGAGGGCCTCACAAAGGTGGGCAACAACACTTACGTTGGTCAGAACGTTATTCTCAAGCTCCCAAGCAGAGCAAGGATCGACTCAGAAAAGGGACACTTTGAGGCCGAGGACTTCTACTACGTCTTCATCAACAAGATTGGGGGTGGCTTCTTTGGCTACCTCAAGAGAAGCCTGATCATAGCAACCCTAACGGTAGTGCTGACGCTCTTATTCACCATCCCGGCGGCATATGCGTTCTCAAGGCTCAAGTTCTTCGGCAGGGAGCACATCCTGTACTTCTATCTGATGTTCACTCAGGTGTCAGGAGGCCTTGGAATAGCGGGTCTGATTGCCCTCTACGGAATGCTCGTCAAGCTAAACCTCACGAACAACATCTACGTCCTGCCCTTCATCTACGCCGCCGGTGGGGTTCCCTTCAATACGTGGCTCCTCAAGAGCTACCTTGACTCAATAAGTCCAGACTTTGACGAAGCGGCCCTCGTTGACGGCGCCAACTACCTCCAGATAATCAGATACGTTCTCCTTCCGATGGCACTGCCGGGAATAGCAACCGTTGCAATCTTTGCGTTCATAAACGGCTGGACAGAGCTGATCATAGCAAACCTGCTCCTCAACCAGGAAAACTACCCGCTGACCGTTTGGCTCTACAGCATGCTCAACGACCTGAGGAACGTCTCATGGAACCAGTTCTCCGCTGCGGCGCTACTCTTCGCGCTTCCGGTGTTCATAATGTTCCTCCTCGCCCAGAACTACATCAAGAGCGGCCTGACAGTTGGAGGTCTCAAGGAATGA
- a CDS encoding carbohydrate ABC transporter permease, with protein MRKSTVAALALILPGLVAFLFFNIYPIVYSIYIAFTNAQLGNFPIQTPNAPPLKFVGLDNFRWAINDSGFRSAFLWTWVFVATSVTLKVLAGIFLSVLYNSKYVIGKSLYRALLIIPWALPLLFSITVWRFMFDPIFGPVNIILRDLGVSNPPDWINNATYGFIALNIIEVWLAYPFMMTVITSALQSVPDILVEAAIIDGANYWQRLTKVVIPIVSKPIAFSTILTSAASFQYFMVPFLYNGALFEDRFLLLYGYQRAFGSSLPHYGRAAAVMFIATIVLAIYMYISMRITKLQEGAS; from the coding sequence ATGAGGAAGAGCACAGTTGCGGCACTAGCGCTGATCCTCCCGGGCCTAGTTGCTTTCCTCTTCTTCAATATCTATCCAATAGTGTATTCAATCTACATCGCCTTCACGAACGCCCAGCTCGGAAACTTTCCGATCCAGACCCCAAATGCTCCTCCACTTAAGTTTGTGGGGCTTGATAACTTCCGGTGGGCAATCAACGACTCGGGCTTCAGGTCGGCCTTCCTGTGGACCTGGGTCTTTGTGGCCACGAGCGTTACCCTCAAAGTCCTGGCAGGTATATTCCTCTCAGTACTCTACAACAGCAAGTACGTCATCGGAAAGTCCCTCTATCGCGCCCTTCTTATAATCCCCTGGGCCCTCCCCCTGCTGTTCTCAATCACCGTTTGGCGTTTCATGTTTGACCCGATATTTGGACCCGTCAATATAATCCTCCGCGATTTGGGGGTTTCAAATCCTCCGGACTGGATAAACAACGCGACTTACGGTTTCATAGCCCTTAACATCATCGAGGTATGGCTGGCGTATCCGTTCATGATGACGGTAATTACATCAGCACTCCAGTCAGTCCCAGACATACTCGTTGAAGCGGCAATAATAGACGGGGCCAACTACTGGCAGAGGCTCACAAAGGTTGTGATACCAATAGTCAGCAAGCCTATAGCCTTTTCAACAATACTCACGAGCGCCGCCAGCTTCCAGTACTTCATGGTTCCGTTCCTCTACAACGGCGCGCTCTTTGAAGACAGATTCCTGCTCCTCTACGGATATCAGAGGGCCTTTGGCTCATCACTTCCCCACTACGGAAGAGCAGCGGCCGTCATGTTCATAGCCACGATAGTCCTCGCCATCTACATGTACATAAGCATGAGAATAACCAAACTGCAGGAGGGAGCAAGCTGA
- a CDS encoding extracellular solute-binding protein produces the protein MKKGPFALLLVGVLLLGVVASGCIGGGGGEETSSSPTQTSSSSTTQTTTSESQTTSSPTTTTISETQTTTTQTTASETTTSPTQTTTTTTTTTTPVTTTTTSTQGEKVTITLWHAMGQAEAQAFSDLISEFEIEHPNIDIQMEYKANLETALKAAIPAGKGPDLFIWAHDWIGKLAEGGMLKPIDDYITDDFTSNFIPIAQDAFEYKGHYYGVPFAAETVALIYNKDMVPNPPQNFDEMKAIMEQYYDPDNGKYGIASPVDPYFLSGWAQAFGGYYFDDQTETPGVNLSETVEGFKFFFENIWPYMAHTTDYNSQVDLFTSGNAPMMINGPWSISGVKEAGINFGVVPLPPITKDGKTYYPRPYAGIKLIYVTSNAPDEKMDAIWEFLKWFSTSEDVAIILALQNGYVPVLKSVADDPDITSDPAISGYMQALQHAYLMPKSTKMAAVWDPVNQAITDYIGGKKTLEQALNDAQQKILEKISSS, from the coding sequence ATGAAAAAAGGACCGTTTGCCCTACTCTTGGTTGGAGTCCTGCTCTTGGGCGTAGTGGCCAGCGGCTGTATCGGCGGTGGCGGGGGAGAAGAGACCTCCTCAAGCCCAACTCAGACTTCTTCGAGCTCAACCACTCAGACAACTACTTCTGAGAGCCAGACCACATCTTCGCCGACTACCACAACTATTTCTGAAACCCAAACAACTACTACTCAGACAACTGCCTCTGAAACCACAACTTCCCCAACTCAAACTACTACCACAACTACCACTACCACAACGCCCGTTACAACGACCACCACGTCCACCCAGGGTGAGAAGGTTACCATAACCCTCTGGCACGCGATGGGCCAGGCTGAAGCCCAGGCCTTCAGCGACCTGATTTCCGAGTTTGAGATCGAGCACCCGAACATCGACATACAGATGGAGTACAAGGCCAACCTTGAGACCGCACTTAAGGCTGCCATTCCAGCCGGAAAAGGGCCAGACCTCTTCATCTGGGCCCACGACTGGATTGGAAAGCTTGCTGAAGGCGGCATGCTCAAGCCCATAGATGATTACATCACCGATGACTTCACCAGCAACTTCATTCCGATCGCTCAGGACGCTTTTGAGTACAAGGGTCACTATTACGGCGTTCCCTTCGCGGCCGAGACCGTGGCCCTGATCTACAACAAGGACATGGTTCCGAACCCGCCCCAGAACTTCGACGAGATGAAGGCGATAATGGAGCAGTACTACGACCCGGACAACGGCAAGTACGGAATAGCCAGTCCCGTTGACCCGTACTTCCTCTCCGGCTGGGCTCAAGCCTTCGGAGGCTACTACTTCGACGACCAGACTGAGACTCCAGGTGTAAACCTGAGCGAGACCGTTGAGGGCTTCAAGTTCTTCTTCGAGAACATCTGGCCGTACATGGCTCATACGACTGACTACAACTCACAGGTTGACCTCTTCACGAGCGGAAACGCTCCGATGATGATCAACGGGCCGTGGAGCATTTCAGGAGTTAAAGAAGCAGGCATAAACTTCGGCGTTGTTCCGCTTCCACCGATCACCAAGGATGGGAAAACCTACTATCCGAGGCCTTACGCAGGCATCAAGCTGATCTACGTTACCTCAAACGCTCCTGACGAGAAGATGGATGCAATATGGGAATTCCTCAAGTGGTTCTCCACCAGTGAGGACGTTGCCATTATCCTCGCCCTCCAGAACGGTTACGTGCCAGTCCTTAAGAGCGTCGCCGACGATCCGGACATTACGAGTGATCCTGCGATAAGCGGTTACATGCAGGCTCTTCAGCATGCTTACCTCATGCCGAAGAGCACGAAGATGGCGGCCGTCTGGGATCCAGTCAACCAGGCTATCACTGATTACATTGGTGGCAAGAAGACCCTCGAGCAGGCCCTCAACGATGCCCAGCAGAAGATTCTAGAGAAGATAAGTTCCAGCTGA
- a CDS encoding alpha amylase N-terminal ig-like domain-containing protein — protein sequence MYKTFGFTEDALFGRVAKVEFSIPYRGEKYAYLLGSFNAFNEGSFRMKKRDGQWCIKVELPEGVWHYAFSLEGKFALDPENPHHETYRRPSYKFERETNVAVIKGPGKLFHRPSATYLYSFAGRTHILLRADHGLVEKATVVLGNESLAMRRKAIDELFEYFEAVLPEKSEIEYHFEIRRKDGGVEILGPFNAKPYELEAPEWVFSRVFYQIMPDRFEKGFPEEPKGEAFRGEQFHGGDLVGIIKRLRHLKEIGVNALYLTPIFESMTYHRYDITDYFHVDRKLGGDEVFSKLVQELKKRDIRLIIDGVFHHTSFFHPYFQDVVQNGENSRYRDFYRVTGFPVVPKEFLDVLNSDLPWTEKYRKLREYKWNYESFFSVWAMSRLNHENPEVVDFVREVMRYWLERGADGWRLDVAHGVPPGLWRKVRKALPKDAYLVGEVMDDARLWLFDAFHGTMNYPLYDLILRFFVRNEITAEEFLNGLELLSAYLGPAEYAMYNFLDNHDTERFLDLVGDKRKYLCALAFLMTYKGIPSIFYGDEIGLRGQLDGSLSAGRTPMVWNPEEWDTEILETTKRLIELRRRSKALQLGEFVPVKFKGRTMVYERVFGNERVRVEIKYSKKPKDCTFQVRVL from the coding sequence GTGTATAAAACTTTCGGATTCACCGAGGACGCACTCTTCGGAAGGGTCGCGAAGGTCGAATTTTCAATCCCGTATAGAGGGGAGAAGTACGCTTACCTCCTCGGAAGCTTCAACGCCTTCAACGAGGGCTCTTTCAGGATGAAAAAGAGAGACGGACAGTGGTGTATCAAGGTTGAGCTCCCCGAGGGAGTCTGGCACTACGCGTTCTCCCTTGAAGGCAAGTTCGCCTTAGACCCCGAGAACCCACACCACGAAACGTACAGAAGGCCCTCCTACAAGTTCGAGAGGGAAACAAACGTTGCCGTCATCAAAGGGCCCGGAAAACTCTTCCACAGGCCCAGTGCAACCTATCTGTACTCATTCGCGGGAAGAACACACATCCTTCTGAGGGCAGATCATGGCCTTGTAGAAAAAGCAACGGTTGTTCTCGGGAACGAGAGCCTCGCCATGAGGCGAAAAGCCATCGATGAACTTTTTGAGTATTTTGAGGCAGTCCTACCCGAAAAAAGTGAGATTGAGTATCACTTCGAAATCCGGAGAAAAGACGGGGGAGTCGAGATACTCGGGCCATTCAACGCTAAGCCCTACGAGCTGGAAGCCCCGGAGTGGGTTTTCAGCAGGGTGTTCTACCAGATAATGCCCGATAGGTTCGAGAAGGGCTTCCCAGAAGAGCCAAAGGGAGAAGCGTTCCGCGGAGAGCAGTTTCACGGCGGTGATCTGGTGGGAATAATAAAAAGGCTGAGGCACCTCAAAGAGATCGGCGTGAACGCGCTCTATCTCACCCCGATATTCGAGTCCATGACGTACCACCGCTATGACATTACTGACTACTTCCACGTGGACAGAAAGCTCGGAGGAGATGAGGTGTTTTCCAAGCTGGTTCAGGAGCTCAAAAAGCGGGACATCAGGCTTATCATTGACGGAGTTTTCCACCACACGAGCTTTTTCCACCCATACTTTCAGGATGTTGTCCAAAACGGAGAAAATAGCCGTTATCGGGATTTTTATCGAGTAACTGGCTTTCCAGTAGTTCCGAAAGAATTCCTGGATGTCCTAAACTCAGACCTTCCCTGGACGGAGAAATACAGAAAACTCAGGGAATACAAATGGAACTACGAGTCTTTCTTCTCCGTGTGGGCGATGTCAAGGCTCAACCACGAAAACCCGGAGGTAGTGGACTTCGTAAGGGAAGTAATGAGATACTGGCTTGAGAGAGGGGCGGACGGTTGGCGGCTGGACGTAGCACACGGGGTGCCGCCGGGATTATGGAGGAAAGTGAGAAAGGCCCTGCCAAAGGACGCATACCTGGTGGGCGAAGTCATGGATGACGCCCGGCTGTGGCTTTTTGATGCCTTCCACGGAACTATGAACTACCCGCTTTACGACCTCATCCTCCGGTTCTTTGTAAGAAACGAGATCACAGCGGAGGAGTTTCTAAACGGCCTTGAACTTCTCAGCGCTTACTTAGGCCCGGCTGAATATGCGATGTACAACTTCTTAGACAACCACGACACTGAACGCTTCCTCGACCTCGTGGGGGATAAGAGGAAGTACCTCTGCGCCCTCGCGTTCCTAATGACATACAAGGGGATTCCCTCGATATTCTACGGTGACGAAATTGGCCTTAGGGGCCAGCTGGACGGCAGCCTGAGCGCAGGTAGAACTCCAATGGTCTGGAACCCTGAGGAGTGGGACACTGAGATCCTTGAAACGACGAAAAGGCTTATAGAACTCAGGAGAAGGAGTAAGGCCCTCCAGCTCGGCGAGTTTGTCCCAGTGAAGTTCAAGGGGCGCACGATGGTGTACGAAAGGGTCTTCGGGAACGAAAGAGTAAGGGTGGAAATCAAGTACTCAAAAAAACCAAAGGACTGCACCTTCCAAGTGAGGGTGTTATAG
- the trmBL1 gene encoding HTH-type sugar sensing transcriptional regulator TrmBL1, whose translation MREEEIIEKLQRLGLTKYESIAYITLLKLGPSKATDITKESGIPHTRVYDVLSSLHRKGFVDVMQGTPRLYKPVNPEVVLERIKEDIVQDIEALKKAFLELYREVHGEELPEIWTIQGFDNTVERAEYVIRSAKHEVLINTPIEFLELLKNEIKGRKDVVFVIISNFDDIPSWLRADNILLARSGGAPWLMASWIIGDIDYALFFGALPKDKRREKFYSFWAKSPKIIQNYMHWFYTIYFDNSEVIKPINYENLSKPLSLVNIRTLITVLRFAGLPRKAEIVGRLVDTKELIEIDGEIVDYEYTPLTANVTFRYNGKELKVGGIGSYFEDVEGEKFILLD comes from the coding sequence ATGAGGGAAGAGGAGATAATTGAAAAGCTTCAGAGGCTCGGCCTCACTAAGTACGAAAGCATAGCCTATATTACACTCCTAAAGCTTGGCCCGAGCAAGGCTACCGATATAACAAAGGAAAGCGGGATTCCGCACACGAGGGTCTATGATGTGCTCAGCTCCCTCCACAGGAAGGGTTTCGTGGACGTTATGCAGGGCACGCCGAGGCTCTATAAACCAGTGAATCCAGAGGTCGTCTTGGAGAGGATAAAGGAGGACATAGTTCAGGACATAGAGGCTCTTAAGAAGGCCTTTCTTGAGCTCTACCGCGAGGTTCATGGTGAGGAACTTCCTGAGATCTGGACTATCCAGGGTTTTGACAACACGGTAGAGCGGGCCGAATACGTGATCCGGAGCGCGAAGCATGAAGTCCTTATTAACACCCCCATTGAGTTTCTTGAACTGCTCAAGAACGAAATAAAGGGCAGGAAGGACGTTGTGTTCGTGATAATTAGCAATTTCGATGATATACCAAGCTGGCTCCGGGCTGACAACATACTCCTCGCGAGGAGTGGAGGGGCGCCCTGGCTCATGGCCAGCTGGATAATCGGCGACATTGACTACGCTCTGTTCTTCGGCGCCCTCCCGAAGGACAAGCGCCGTGAGAAGTTCTATTCCTTCTGGGCCAAGAGCCCCAAGATAATCCAGAACTACATGCACTGGTTCTACACGATTTACTTTGACAACAGTGAAGTCATCAAGCCGATAAACTACGAGAACCTTTCCAAGCCGCTCTCTCTCGTCAACATCAGAACGCTCATTACGGTTCTCCGCTTTGCAGGGCTGCCTCGGAAGGCCGAGATAGTTGGAAGGCTCGTTGACACCAAGGAGCTCATTGAGATAGACGGGGAGATAGTGGATTATGAGTACACCCCGCTAACGGCGAACGTTACCTTCAGGTACAATGGAAAGGAGCTCAAGGTAGGGGGCATAGGTAGCTACTTCGAAGACGTCGAGGGTGAGAAGTTTATACTCCTTGACTGA